The DNA window TAGTATTGATAGGAGACATGATAGTAACAGTTGGTGCAGTCGTATCATCAATCGTACCCTGTGTCCAATTAAGCGTGACCGAAGTGAGATATAGCGTCGTATTAGAAATCGTAGAATAAAGTGCTCGATAGAGTAAAGAACGATTATTGTTCGCAAACTGCTGGTCCATCTTCTGATTGTTGGTAGCAGTATTCCAGGTAGTCCCATTATCAACTGAAATTTGCAACGAGATCGTATTTCCACTCGATTCACCCGCGGTTGTCCAAGAAACATTGGTAATATTGTAGATATTATCCACGACCGTTGTAGTAGTAGAAGTAAAGTTCCCTGCATTTAATGAAGTTGTAGAAGTTCGAGTATCATTAAAAATAATAAAATCCCTATCTGCATAATCTCCTACTAAAATCCGTTTGTTGATATGATCATGTGTAATAAATGTAGGGTTTCCAATACCAGTCGGACGAATGGTCCATACAGTGTTTGCATGATGCTCTGATCTGTTGACCAGATTGTAAACTTTATGACCATGTGTAAACGAAATTAACGTTAAGTACGTGCCGTCAGAAGCAAACCCATGATTATCAGTATTCCACGGTGAAGCTGAAATAGTAATATCCTCGCTCCAATTAAATGAGGTACCATTAGCTGAAACATTAAAAAGACGAACTTTAAACGTATCATTATTAACATTTCCTACGGTACCAATTCTGCCATCAGGCATATCATGAAGATTGTTGTTAAGCCAATCCGCACTAGAGAGGAGAGGATACGTGGAATTGATATTGACCGTGGTCGTCGTGTTCGCCGTGAGATTAACCATTAAGACAGAATTACCATTGCGTGAATAAAGAAATTGGCCACTCGCTGCCATGTTATTCCCATCGCTTCCAAGACCAGTGATGGCGTGATTTGAGACCACCGTGCCATTAAAGTAGGCAATTTTAATTGCAGCACCATTATCATTAGCAAAAACATAGGTGCCATTATTAGCAATTCCTTTAATGGTTGTCGCTTCCGAAAGCGTCACAACTTGAGAATTATTCTGAGAAATATTGAGCACATAATTATCACCGCTTCCTGTAAACGAGACATTGCCAGCACGCCAAGAGACATTGTTATATTCCACAATCGTGGTATTGGTAGTAAAATCATCATAACGACCAGGTGTAGTTAATGCAGCAAAAAAAAGAGGAACGCAAAAAGCAAAGACTAACAACGCTGCAAATACACCTCTTTTCATAGAGTAAAAAGAATTTCAAGATATATAAAAGTAACGAGAGAAAGAGAGAGAGAGGAAAAAAAAGAAAAACAGAAAGAAAAGGAATAAAAAGAAGAAACATAAAATTATTCTACTTTTTTTACCAAACGCACCACATAATTTCGTCCCCGTTTCTCTCGTTCAATAACTTTCTTAAAGTCAAGATTTGTTGCAATGGCTGAAACTTTTGATTTAGACCAATCTAATTTTTTTCCAATATCACGTTGATCTAATTGATTGCTATTACCTTGCAAAAGATCAACAAAGATTTGCTCATCTGGACCCAAAAGTGAACGAGGAATAATTACATCAGAATGAACAAGAGATTTATCCAAACCAGTTTTAAGATTACGTAATAGATAATAACGAGTAAACAAAATTCCCCCAAGAATACCAATACCAAACCCAATAATAACTAAAAACCACAATTCCCATTCGCCAAATTCATCTTTGAGTTGCAAACTAAAAGGAAGTTCTTCTTCATGATCCCGATATTGAAGATAATAACGCTGAGGAAATTGAGGAGATTTTTCTCTCCAAGAGACAATAATGTTTTTACCATTAGTAATTATTTGTGTTGCTGCAGGAACAATAGAAGGATCATTCACATCCTGTGTAAGATCTAAGATCATACCCGCAGGAATAATGATATCATAAGATACAAATTGAGGATTAAACGGGATGTTAAGTGTTCTTGATAAAGCATAATTTAGATTATTTTGCTCAATAGCACCACCTAAATCATATTCTATCACTACTTGACACGACGCACAATCCAACGTGATGTTTACCAGTGAAGGAAAAGAAGAAGGTTTCTGATTAATGAATAAATTATACGCACCGTTAGGAGGAATAAAGAGAAACTCTTCCTGAGTGCTTTGAGCAATAGTAATAACAACAGTTTCATGCAAAGAGAGGTCATCATGTAACGTATCAAGAATTGAAACATTTTCAATGACATGTCCCAAACTTGATGAAACTAATACCAAAGAAAACAGAAATAATAACAACTGCATTCTGTGAGGGATCATGAGTTAAAAGATAGTTCTGAACTATTTAAAAATAGCGGTGAGGACACTCATCCGAAAAAATAGTTCCGCACCATAATAATGCTAAATTCTAGAGTTTTAGAGCCCATAGTAACTATCTTTAACGCATCGTTCTAACTCTCTGCCCAGATTTTTAATAAAGAAGTTCAACTCGCCAACACCCATGAAAAAACCAAAATCAAATCTGGTGATAAGACTTAATTTGATCACATGGAGCTTACTTGGGTTTATAGCAATTGCAATACTCATACCCACCAGCCTAGCTCAAGAAGAAAAATTAGAACTAACAAAAGAAATGACAATCCAAGAACTTCAAGAACAACACGATCAGTATAAATTTGCCTATGAATTAGATGAAAACAGTATAGATCATGAATCGCAAGAATGGAATTCATTTGCCGATTTTGAAAATGATCGTTTTGAAGAAAATAATAGTGATAAAGAAATAGCAACGGGAGAAAAAAAAGAATTACAAAGTCAAGTTCAGTACCCAGAAAATACCCCTAATTTAGAAGATACACACAACACAACTCTACTGTCACTATTTGATTCATTTTTACAATTGTTACATCTTAAAACATAAAACGGAGGAGAAAAAAATGACCTATAAGATAATCTATAATCAGAAAGAATGTATTGGCGCCGGAGAATGTGAACGACTCTCACCTCGCTGGAAAGTAGGCAACAATGGACGAGCACAATTGCAGGGATCAATACCCAATAAAAATGGAGAATTTGAACTTGAAATCCCCGACGAAGAATTCAAAGTGCAAAAACAGATCGCGGGAAGTTGCCCCGTAGGGTGCATTCGAATTGAAAAATGCAAATAAAAACCAGCAAAGCAACGATACGCAAGATTGAACAGGAAGCCGCATCAATCAAACGTATTTTGCTGAGTATAAACCATAACCTCAAACCTCTTGCAGGGCAATATGTTATGCTTGCGTTTCCTGAGGACCCAGCTGCAAAAAGAGCATTTTCCATTGTCTCCTGCCATGATCAACAGATAGAATTATGCATCAAAGAACATGGGCCGTTTACAAAAAAACTCTTTGAAGCGAAACTGGGACAAGAGCTGTTAGTGTTTGGACCTTATGGAACTTTTACGCTTCCAAAAGTATCTCAGCCGACCATATTTATAGCCGGAGGAATTGGAATTACACCGCTTTATAACTTAGCTAATGCACTCGTTGAATGTAATCAAAGTCAGAAAAAAAAGAAAATATTGAAACGAAGAGAAGAAGGAAATGAGCAAAAAGAGAATGAAGAACACAATGACCAAAAGAGCTACTTATTCTACTCCGTTAAAACACATGATGAAATCGCATTAAAAAAAGAGTTAACTCATCTCTCTACTAAAATGCAGGTGACCTATCTTTGCACCTGCGAAGGTTCCCCCCGTATTAGCGCCGACTATCTCCAGCAACACGTTAACAATCTTTCAGGATATCTTTACTACATTTGCGGACCACCATTAATGATGCAAGTAATCACTCAAGACCTCATCAGCAATGGCGTTAGCCAAGATCAGATTCGACAAGAGAACTTTTAACATGAAAACGACTTGCCCTATGACCACAGAAACAAATAACGGAGTTTCAAAAAATATCCCCTTAGTCGGAGCAACAATCCAGATTATTCTCTATGATTTAGATCCCCAGATTATTGACACATTCTGGGATGACTTTGTCAATGAAGCAAAACGGTTAGAACAGATCTTTAATTTTTATGATCCCAAAAGTGAACTTTCATTACTCAATAATCAAAGACAAAAGATATGTTCAAAAGAACTAATCACAGTAATTAAAACCGCACTAGAATACTCTCACAAAACCAACGGAGCGTACGATGTCAGTAAAGGTCTTGCCTTTCTTGACCGAAAGCAAGGAAAAACACCTCGCATATTGCACTGTTCATACAAGGATATTAAACTTGAAAATAGTAATAGTAGTAAAAATAATAATGATTATGATGATAATAACAATAGTAATAAAATCACTCTTCTTCATCCAGACGTCCAGATTGATTTAGGCAGTATTGCCAAGGGCTACATTGTGGATAAGTTAGTTGAATTTCTTCAAGAGATGGGAATTGAGAACGGATTTATTGATGCCCGCGGAGATATGCGCGGATTTGGCAACCACAAAGAGAAAATAGAAATACAACACCCTCGAAAACAAGAAGAAATCATTGGAACTTTCATTCTACAAAACGCCGCTGTTGCCACCTCCGGAGATTATCATCAATTTCACCTAGATTACACACAAAGCCACATTATTGGAAAACGAAATATTGCCAGCGCCACCATTGTATGTTCAACCGCCATGCACGCCGATGTTCTTGCAACCTGCGCAATGGTCTGTGATCAAAAGACAACACAAAGACTACTTGCTGATGCTATAGCACAAGGATTACTTGTAACAGCCAATCTAGAACAAGTCTCTCTAGAAGGAATGCCTCTAACATCAAACCAAACCATCTCTAATAATCAAATAAACACAATCTCAGTTGCTACATAAAAAAACATACGGAAAAAACCATGAACATCAAAACAATAATGTTAATCATACTAGGAATCATGACAACAGGCAGTTTTATCTACCTCACAAATCAAATCCAAGACACATATTACATTTGGTTAGTAACAAGAGTTGTTGGATTGATATCATTTCTCCTGCTCTTTCTCACTGTGCTCATCGGCGAAGCACGAGTAATGACACAAATCAAAGCAAATTTTACTCTCTTTCGCTTTCACGTTCCTTTTGCTATAGGATCAATGTTCTTAGTCCTGTTACATGGCATCGCCGCACTCACAGATAATTTCAAGTGGGGAAAAGGGCTCTCGTGGGTACAATACCTCGGATTTAGTTTCTCTGACAAATGGGTAACATTGCTCTCACTAGGAACACTGTCATTTTATTTGATACTAATTGTAGGAATAACCTCCAATAAACGAATGATCCAAACGATGGGATATAAAACTTGGAAACGAGTTCATTATCTAAGCTATATTTCATTCATCTTAGGGTTTGTGCACGCATTCTTTCTAGGAACCGATTTTAAAACTGGTCCTTTAGCATGGCTCATCTCGCCTTTGTACACAATTCTCTTCTTAATCATCATGAGTTTACTGCTTGCACGCATTATTAGTAAGACACGATTAGTAGAACAACAACGCGATATTACCGTTGCTGCGGTGTTTTGTATTATCCTTGTTCTGGGTGCTGCATTTTTAGTACATAGTGTAACGCAAAAACGAGAAATACTCAACACAGCATTACAACAGGAATCGATTGATTTCAATGTATTAGAAGAACAAATACGTACTATAC is part of the Candidatus Woesearchaeota archaeon genome and encodes:
- a CDS encoding ferredoxin: MTYKIIYNQKECIGAGECERLSPRWKVGNNGRAQLQGSIPNKNGEFELEIPDEEFKVQKQIAGSCPVGCIRIEKCK
- a CDS encoding FAD:protein FMN transferase, with the translated sequence MKTTCPMTTETNNGVSKNIPLVGATIQIILYDLDPQIIDTFWDDFVNEAKRLEQIFNFYDPKSELSLLNNQRQKICSKELITVIKTALEYSHKTNGAYDVSKGLAFLDRKQGKTPRILHCSYKDIKLENSNSSKNNNDYDDNNNSNKITLLHPDVQIDLGSIAKGYIVDKLVEFLQEMGIENGFIDARGDMRGFGNHKEKIEIQHPRKQEEIIGTFILQNAAVATSGDYHQFHLDYTQSHIIGKRNIASATIVCSTAMHADVLATCAMVCDQKTTQRLLADAIAQGLLVTANLEQVSLEGMPLTSNQTISNNQINTISVAT
- a CDS encoding ferric reductase-like transmembrane domain-containing protein, producing the protein MNIKTIMLIILGIMTTGSFIYLTNQIQDTYYIWLVTRVVGLISFLLLFLTVLIGEARVMTQIKANFTLFRFHVPFAIGSMFLVLLHGIAALTDNFKWGKGLSWVQYLGFSFSDKWVTLLSLGTLSFYLILIVGITSNKRMIQTMGYKTWKRVHYLSYISFILGFVHAFFLGTDFKTGPLAWLISPLYTILFLIIMSLLLARIISKTRLVEQQRDITVAAVFCIILVLGAAFLVHSVTQKREILNTALQQESIDFNVLEEQIRTIQQQNIDLASQIQDVHTQRMQS
- a CDS encoding FAD-dependent oxidoreductase, with the protein product MQIKTSKATIRKIEQEAASIKRILLSINHNLKPLAGQYVMLAFPEDPAAKRAFSIVSCHDQQIELCIKEHGPFTKKLFEAKLGQELLVFGPYGTFTLPKVSQPTIFIAGGIGITPLYNLANALVECNQSQKKKKILKRREEGNEQKENEEHNDQKSYLFYSVKTHDEIALKKELTHLSTKMQVTYLCTCEGSPRISADYLQQHVNNLSGYLYYICGPPLMMQVITQDLISNGVSQDQIRQENF